From the genome of Aricia agestis chromosome 9, ilAriAges1.1, whole genome shotgun sequence, one region includes:
- the LOC121730518 gene encoding nuclear speckle splicing regulatory protein 1, giving the protein MADMPSPKKYGLILPDKSKPQLSFKATRNVFGDDSESDDDTNKKKNPPLGINANVKRQTKLTQEKAILEDPTVYQYDEIYDSMTVDKQNQVKKSKEEKKPKYIENLIKTANKRKIENERRIERQVQKEREKEGEEFADKEVFVTSAYKKKLEEMRLEEEKEKYEEYLESIGDVTRQKDLGGFYRHLYEQKLGSEKTETTKTSENKPSESSNGEDKNKKVNKVQSKQRNYRKRKSSHDVKLSEGEIEDSEEEINRCNLEDIKTSKKSKQDKDNIDADSDFSIEESSDEETKEDEKEDIEEKVKSVDVKEIKEKKEKINQEEPQTPMSPEKPKIKIDIWKKRCVGELFDQALKRYYERKAARNI; this is encoded by the exons ATGGCTGACATGCCTTCTCCAAAGAA GTATGGTTTAATATTGCCAGACAAGTCCAAGCCACAGTTATCTTTCAAAGCGACCAGAAATGTTTTTGGAGATGATTCCGAATCAGACGATGAcacaaacaagaaaaaaaatccaCCACTAGGCATCAACGCTAATGTAAAAAGAcag ACCAAACTGACACAAGAGAAGGCTATACTGGAAGATCCTACTGTTTACCAGTATGATGAAATTTATGATTCAATGACAGTAGATAAACAAAATCaagttaaaaagagcaaagaaGAGAAGAAACCCAAGTATATagaaaatttgataaaaacagCTAACAAAAGGAAAATAGAAAATGAAAGACGTATAGAAAGACAG gtcCAAAAAGAACGGGAAAAGGAGGGAGAAGAATTTGCAGACAAGGAAGTGTTTGTTACGTCTGCATATAAAAAGAAATTAGAGGAAATGAGAttagaagaagaaaaagaaaaatatgagGAGTATTTAGAAAGTATTGGAGATGTAACTCGACAAAAAGATTTAG GAGGCTTCTACAGACATTTGTATGAACAAAAATTAGGATCTGAGAAGACAGAAACTACGAAAACATCAGAAAATAAACCATCTGAAAGCTCAAACGGTGAAGATAAGAACAAGAAGGTTAACAAAGTGCAATCAAAACAAAGGAATTACAGAAAGAGGAAATCTTCACATGATGTTAAGTTATCAGAAGGTGAAATTGAAGACTCAGAAGAAGAAATAAATCGTTGTAATTTAGAAGATATCAAGACTTCCAAGAAGTCCAAGCAAGATAAAGACAATATTGATGCAGACTCTGACTTTTCTATAGAGGAGTCTAGTGATGAAGAAACAAAAGAAGATGAAAAAGAAGATATTGAAGAGAAAGTTAAGTCTGTAGatgtaaaagaaataaaagagaaaaaagaaaaaataaaccaAGAGGAGCCACAAACTCCGATGTCACCAGAGAAACCCAAGATAAAAATTGATATTTGGAAGAAAAGATGTGTTGGTGAGCTTTTTGATCAAGCTCTTAAGAGGTATTATGAAAGAAAGGCGGCACGAAATATTTAG
- the LOC121730519 gene encoding uncharacterized protein LOC121730519 isoform X1 yields MDDFERKAPRSAIALYIKMYSKQKKQNKKGTSLITEAAKSWLSLSEAEKNEFSNKYKECKLLLRKKVANQLKNIQPYMKKKRKTNSDKFSSDCIEDLNNTSNISCDQNETKTLEENNLNCVNNVLSTLEEYNLNCDLNLSKNFHQNRIIGSPEHNFKYKTLNDMTETPVVHEPNPPSLLSGQQLFDMIQKDDNKTWAELLPSQRRQYQTAVLSIKKNYLKEYKSYLESLSTVNLLEHYRNVKNELV; encoded by the exons ATGGATGATTTTGAACGTAAAGCTCCACGGAGTGCAATCGCCTTGTACATCAAAATGTATTCGAAGcaaaagaaacaaaacaaaaag GGTACTAGCTTAATAACAGAAGCAGCAAAATCTTGGCTGTCTCTAAGTGAAgcagaaaaaaatgaattttcgaACAAGTACAAAGAATGCAAGTTACTCCTACGGAAAAAAGTTGCCAATCAATTAAAGAATATACAACCATATATgaagaaaaaaaggaaaacaaacTCTGATAAGTTTTCAAG TGACTGTATTGAAGACTTAAATAATACATCCAACATATCTTGTGATCAGAATGAAACAAAAACTTTAGaagaaaacaatttaaattgtGTTAACAATGTATTATCAACTTTAGAAGAATATAACTTAAATTGTGATCTGAATCTATCaaaaaattttcatcaaaacaGGATTATTGGTAGCCCtgaacataattttaaatacaaaacattaaatgATATGAC GGAAACACCAGTTGTCCATGAACCAAATCCACCATCACTATT ATCTGGGCAGCAGTTATTTGATATGATTCAGAAGGATGATAATAAAACTTGGGCTGAACTTCTACCATCACAGAGAAGACAATATCAAACTGCTGTTCTATCAATAAAGAAAAACTActtaaaagaatataaatcataTCTAGAAAGTCTGTCAACTGTAAATCTCTTAGAACATtatagaaatgtaaaaaatgaaCTGgtatag
- the LOC121730519 gene encoding uncharacterized protein LOC121730519 isoform X2, translated as MDDFERKAPRSAIALYIKMYSKQKKQNKKGTSLITEAAKSWLSLSEAEKNEFSNKYKECKLLLRKKVANQLKNIQPYMKKKRKTNSDKFSSDCIEDLNNTSNISCDQNETKTLEENNLNCVNNVLSTLEEYNLNCDLNLSKNFHQNRIIGSPEHNFKYKTLNDMTSGQQLFDMIQKDDNKTWAELLPSQRRQYQTAVLSIKKNYLKEYKSYLESLSTVNLLEHYRNVKNELV; from the exons ATGGATGATTTTGAACGTAAAGCTCCACGGAGTGCAATCGCCTTGTACATCAAAATGTATTCGAAGcaaaagaaacaaaacaaaaag GGTACTAGCTTAATAACAGAAGCAGCAAAATCTTGGCTGTCTCTAAGTGAAgcagaaaaaaatgaattttcgaACAAGTACAAAGAATGCAAGTTACTCCTACGGAAAAAAGTTGCCAATCAATTAAAGAATATACAACCATATATgaagaaaaaaaggaaaacaaacTCTGATAAGTTTTCAAG TGACTGTATTGAAGACTTAAATAATACATCCAACATATCTTGTGATCAGAATGAAACAAAAACTTTAGaagaaaacaatttaaattgtGTTAACAATGTATTATCAACTTTAGAAGAATATAACTTAAATTGTGATCTGAATCTATCaaaaaattttcatcaaaacaGGATTATTGGTAGCCCtgaacataattttaaatacaaaacattaaatgATATGAC ATCTGGGCAGCAGTTATTTGATATGATTCAGAAGGATGATAATAAAACTTGGGCTGAACTTCTACCATCACAGAGAAGACAATATCAAACTGCTGTTCTATCAATAAAGAAAAACTActtaaaagaatataaatcataTCTAGAAAGTCTGTCAACTGTAAATCTCTTAGAACATtatagaaatgtaaaaaatgaaCTGgtatag
- the LOC121730520 gene encoding FUN14 domain-containing protein 1 isoform X1, whose amino-acid sequence MAKPKVEDAADDAKKVVDDAKNFIEKAISDIGKTSATKQLILGTASGWITGFLTMKIGKIAAVGVGGGVILLHIASQKGYIDINWDKITKKVDKITDKIEKEATGKSPDWFNKVERFVDRKLDKAEDLLKRKEVKAKRWYNNFVGDDHYRATESHVFLASFVAGMAVGLICGN is encoded by the exons atggcTAAGCCAAAGGTAGAAGATGCAGCCGACGATGCTAAAAAAGTAGTAGACGATGCTAAAAATTTCATCGAAAAGGCCATCTCGGACATCGGTAAAACTTCAGCTACAAAGCAACTAATTTTAGGAACTGCGTCAGGATG GATTACTGGCTTTCTTACAATGAAAATTGGGAAAATCGCCGCAGTTGGTGTAGGTGGAGGGGTGATTCTACTACATATTGCCAGCCAAAAGGGTTACATTGATATAAATTGGGACAAAATCACAAAGAAAGTGGATAAAATTACGgacaaaattgaaaaagaaGCAACAGGAAAGTCACCAGACTGGTTTAATAAA GTTGAAAGATTTGTGGATCGCAAGCTGGATAAGGCTGAAGATCTGTTGAAAAGAAAGGAAGTGAAGGCTAAGCGTtggtataataattttgttggtGATGACCATTACCGTGCAACAGAATCCCATGTTTTCTTGGCATCCTTTGTTGCTGGAATGGCTGTTGGATTAATCTGTGgaaattaa
- the LOC121730520 gene encoding FUN14 domain-containing protein 1 isoform X2, producing the protein MAKPKVEDAADDAKKVVDDAKNFIEKAISDIGKTSATKQLILGTASGWITGFLTMKIGKIAAVGVGGGVILLHIASQKGYIDINWDKITKKVDKITDKIEKEATGKSPDWFNKVILFVKDNSYYSAGFTGGLFFGIASS; encoded by the exons atggcTAAGCCAAAGGTAGAAGATGCAGCCGACGATGCTAAAAAAGTAGTAGACGATGCTAAAAATTTCATCGAAAAGGCCATCTCGGACATCGGTAAAACTTCAGCTACAAAGCAACTAATTTTAGGAACTGCGTCAGGATG GATTACTGGCTTTCTTACAATGAAAATTGGGAAAATCGCCGCAGTTGGTGTAGGTGGAGGGGTGATTCTACTACATATTGCCAGCCAAAAGGGTTACATTGATATAAATTGGGACAAAATCACAAAGAAAGTGGATAAAATTACGgacaaaattgaaaaagaaGCAACAGGAAAGTCACCAGACTGGTTTAATAAA GTAATATTATTTGTCAAAGATAATTCCTACTATTCTGCTGGGTTTACGGGAGGATTATTCTTTGGTATTGCATCATCCTAA